The genomic DNA TATGAGAAATACATGGACCGCAACCGCGCGGTGTTACATATGGCGCTGGGGCTTCTCGTGCCGCTTTACCAGCCGGTATTCTTGTTTTTGCTGGGCGGGAAAGAACCACTGGGCGCGCGGCCGCGGATTTCCGGCCCTCCACCCGCGTACGGCCCGGCGCAGTGAGAAAAATGAACAGCCTCGGAAAAGGCGCTGCCTTTTCCGGGGCTGTTTTTCTGCTTATTCGTAGAGGCCGGAGGAGAGGTAGCGTTCCCCCGTGTCGGGCAGCAGGGCGGTGATCAGCTTGCCGGCATTTTCCGGGCGCCGCGCGAGGACGGCGGCGGCCTGAATGGCCGCGCCTGAGCTGATCCCGACCAGCAGGCCGTCCTGTTTTCCGACGGCGCGGCAGGCGGCGTAGGCATCCCTGGTTGTGACGGCGAGCACCTCGTCGATCACATCAAGATCGAGGTTTTCCGGCACGAAATTGGCGCCGATGCCCTGGATGCCGTGTGGACCGCAGCGGCCCTCGGTGACAAGCGGAGACTCGGCCGGTTCGACCGCAACGACCCTGACAGCGGGATTGGCCTGCTTGAGCGCGCGTCCCACGCCGGAGACGGTTCCGCCGGTGCCGAAGGTGGCGACAAACAGCTCGATCTGTCCGTCGGTGTCCATGAGGATTTCCTTGGCGGTGGTGGCGGTGTGGATTGCCGGATTGGCGGGATTTTTAAACTGCTGCGGGATGAAGGAATTGGGGGGTTGGGCGGCGATTTCATGCGCTTTGTCAATCGCGCCCTGCATACCTTTTGTGCCATCGGTCAGGATGAGATCGGCGCCCAGGGCCGCCAGCAGGGTGCGGCGCTCTTTGCTCATGGTTTCGGGCATGGTGAGCACCAGATGGTAACCGCGTGCCGCGCAGACAAAGGCAAGGCCGATTCCGGTGTTGCCGGAGGTGGGTTCGACGATCAGGGTATCCTTATTCACAAGCCCGCGTTTTTCAGCGTCCGCGATCATGGCAAAGGCGGCGCGGTCCTTGACTGAACCGAGAGGGTTAAAATATTCAAGCTTTGCGGCAATCTTGACGGGCAGCCCAAGGCTGGCGCTGTAATTGGTCAGATATATCATCGGCGTGCCGCCGATGAGCTGTGTGAGGTCGTTTTTGATGTTCAGGGGAATCACTCCTTCCGGTTGTCGGTTAAAATAAGCTGACAAGCTTTCCGGTTTTATTATACAACACTTTTTCCGGCGAAAAAAGCGGGATCTAAAAAGATTTTGTCTTGTAAAGAAAAAGGCCTTGACATAGGCCTGTACATCCGGTATAATACCACAAGAGGGAACGTGTAAAGAAAATTGCTTTACACTAAGGAGGCGGGATCATGGCCAAAAATCTTGAAATTTCCGTGCTGCTGG from Anaerotruncus rubiinfantis includes the following:
- the cysK gene encoding cysteine synthase A; this translates as MNIKNDLTQLIGGTPMIYLTNYSASLGLPVKIAAKLEYFNPLGSVKDRAAFAMIADAEKRGLVNKDTLIVEPTSGNTGIGLAFVCAARGYHLVLTMPETMSKERRTLLAALGADLILTDGTKGMQGAIDKAHEIAAQPPNSFIPQQFKNPANPAIHTATTAKEILMDTDGQIELFVATFGTGGTVSGVGRALKQANPAVRVVAVEPAESPLVTEGRCGPHGIQGIGANFVPENLDLDVIDEVLAVTTRDAYAACRAVGKQDGLLVGISSGAAIQAAAVLARRPENAGKLITALLPDTGERYLSSGLYE